A single region of the Ornithorhynchus anatinus isolate Pmale09 chromosome 6, mOrnAna1.pri.v4, whole genome shotgun sequence genome encodes:
- the LOC114812935 gene encoding uncharacterized protein LOC114812935, which yields MRRPETRFFCTDSWSRISAVREADVLIEKMQVWLGNEQMLNYQLCWIAVFQASTDVLCTPQTLITNETYCVTNNYLRCLTAQGNGGGPSVRLIESQSVFLPYSDLPSSEAVALGGFEVPYALPSETECPHTAYFYGIKTCSGLSLWKMSGTKFPSCKPVRIFPFTQESLLMPQIKVPVRRLTGWWLSAKESLILIGFGTEMKHQ from the exons GACGCCCAGAAACCCGTTTCTTTTGCACAGACTCCTGGAGCCGGATTTCGGCCGTACGAGAAGCTGACGTATTGATTGAAAAAATGCAAGTGTGGCTAGGAAATGAACAGATGCtaaattaccaactctgttggattgcagTCTTCCAAGCGTCTActgatgtgctctgcacacc GCAAACCTTGATTACGAATGAGACTTATTGTGTGACCAATAATTACTTGAGATGTCTTACGGCGCAAGGAAATGGAGGAG GTCCGTCAGTCCGTTTGATTGAATCTCAGTCGGTGTTCCTGCCCTACTCTGATCTTCCCAGCAGCGAAGCTGTAGCTCTTGGGGGATTTGAGGTGCCATATGCCCTCCCATCAGAGACCGAGTGTCCTCATACGGCGTACTTTTATGGAATAAAAACATGCTCCGGCCTCTCACTGTGGAAAATGTCAGGGACGAAGTTCCCGTCTTGCAAACCTGTCAGGATTTTCCCCTTCACTCAGGAGTCACTTCTTATGCCGCAAATAAAAGTGCCCGTTAGAAGGTTGACGGGCTGGTGGTTGAGCGCCAAGGAGTCACTCATCCTAATCGGATTCGGGACCGAGATGAAACACCAATGA